From a single Nitrospirota bacterium genomic region:
- a CDS encoding thermonuclease family protein, whose product MAKGKVSKVIDGDTFKIQGGKSVRLSKVRAPELGTKGGAKARNELSNLIEGKTVSYDEKGTSYRRIVANVKVAGKSVNQVMRNKGYTDKGR is encoded by the coding sequence ATGGCAAAAGGAAAAGTTTCAAAAGTAATCGATGGAGATACTTTTAAGATCCAAGGTGGAAAATCAGTTCGCCTTTCCAAGGTGAGGGCTCCAGAACTTGGGACAAAAGGAGGAGCTAAGGCAAGAAATGAATTGAGTAACCTGATTGAAGGGAAAACTGTCAGCTATGACGAAAAAGGCACATCTTATCGGCGAATTGTTGCAAATGTAAAAGTCGCTGGCAAATCCGTTAATCAGGTGATGAGGAATAAGGGGTATACTGATAAAGGAAGATAA